In a single window of the Flavobacterium ammoniigenes genome:
- a CDS encoding AIR synthase related protein — protein sequence MSSDTSKRYAQRGVSASKEDVHNAIKNIDKGLFPQAFCKIVPDYLTQDENYCLIMHADGAGTKSSLAYMYWKETGDISVWKGIAQDALIMNIDDLLCVGATDNILLSSTIGRNKNLIPGEVISAIINGTEELIKELDSFGVTIHSTGGETADVGDLVRTIIVDSTVTARMPRAKVIDNANIQAGDVIVGLASFGQATYEKSYNGGMGSNGLTSARHDVFGKYLAHKYPESFDAAVPDELIYSGQVNLTDAVENSPIDAGQLVLSPTRTYAPIIKKILDTYSSKEIHGMVHCSGGAQTKILHFVNNLHIIKDNLFPVPPLFQLIQEQSKTDWKEMYQVFNCGHRMELYVPEAVAQDIIAISKSFNVEAQIVGRVEASATKKLTISSEYGTFEY from the coding sequence ATGAGTTCAGATACTTCAAAAAGATACGCACAACGCGGTGTTTCGGCATCCAAAGAAGATGTACACAATGCCATAAAAAATATTGACAAAGGATTGTTTCCACAAGCTTTTTGTAAAATCGTTCCCGATTATTTAACTCAAGACGAAAACTATTGCTTGATAATGCATGCCGATGGCGCAGGTACTAAATCGTCTTTAGCCTATATGTATTGGAAAGAAACAGGAGATATTTCGGTTTGGAAAGGCATTGCGCAAGATGCGTTGATCATGAATATTGACGATTTGTTATGTGTTGGAGCTACCGATAATATTTTGCTTTCATCAACTATTGGAAGAAATAAAAATCTAATTCCTGGAGAAGTAATTTCGGCAATCATTAATGGTACAGAGGAATTAATTAAAGAATTGGATTCGTTTGGGGTAACGATTCATTCTACTGGAGGAGAAACCGCTGATGTAGGTGATTTAGTTCGAACTATTATTGTGGATTCTACGGTTACGGCAAGAATGCCACGTGCTAAAGTGATTGATAATGCTAATATCCAAGCGGGTGATGTAATCGTAGGTTTGGCGTCTTTTGGACAAGCTACTTACGAGAAAAGTTACAATGGTGGTATGGGAAGTAATGGTTTGACTTCGGCACGTCACGATGTGTTTGGAAAATATTTGGCACACAAATACCCAGAGAGTTTTGACGCTGCAGTTCCTGACGAATTGATCTATTCAGGTCAAGTTAATTTGACAGATGCAGTAGAGAATTCTCCTATTGATGCGGGGCAATTAGTGCTTTCGCCAACCAGAACCTATGCTCCCATTATCAAGAAAATTTTAGATACCTATTCGTCTAAAGAAATTCACGGAATGGTGCATTGTAGTGGAGGAGCGCAGACTAAAATTTTACATTTTGTCAATAATCTTCATATTATAAAAGACAATTTGTTTCCGGTTCCGCCTTTGTTTCAATTGATTCAAGAGCAATCTAAAACCGACTGGAAAGAAATGTACCAGGTTTTCAACTGTGGTCACCGAATGGAATTGTATGTTCCTGAAGCGGTAGCGCAGGACATTATTGCCATTTCAAAATCATTTAATGTAGAGGCTCAAATTGTGGGTAGAGTAGAAGCTTCGGCAACTAAAAAATTAACTATTTCTAGCGAATACGGTACTTTCGAGTATTAA
- a CDS encoding glutamine synthetase III, which translates to MSTIRFQALREASTRKPLHFEETEKKSILFGSNVFNAKAMKQYLTSEAFKAVQGAIQHGTKIDRKIADYVAMGMKEWALSKGVTHYTHWFQPLTGTTAEKHDAFFETSYDGSDPVEKFGGAQLVQQEPDASSFPNGGIRNTFEARGYTAWDPTSPAFIFGTTLCIPTVFISYTGEALDYKTPLLRALTVMDDAATEVCKYFDKNVKKVTATLGWEQEYFLIDRSLAKSRPDLMMTGRTLLGHTSAKGQQLDDHYFGSIPTRALTYMRDLEQECMLLGIPVKTRHNEVAPNQFELAPIFEETNLAVDHNCLLMDVMEKVAERHDFKVLFHEKPFKGVNGSGKHNNWSLATDTGVNLLSPSKTPMSNLQFLTFFINTIKAVNDNESLLRASIATASNDHRLGANEAPPAIISVFIGESLTKVLAELEGVTTGKLSPEEKTDLKLNVVGKIPDLMLDNTDRNRTSPFAFTGNKFEFRAVGSSANCSNAMTTLNAIVAKQLRDFKVAVDTLIDEKGMKKDDAIFNVLREYIKQSKKILFEGDGYSEAWEQEAAKRGLSNYKTTPEALKARASKQALDLFAELGIMNHIEVEARYEIELEEYTKKIQIEGRVLGDIARNHVIPTAIRYQNNLIENVRGLKEIFGKDFESVSKEQIAIIKQISAHIEGINTKVEEMTNERKKANQLTDAQAMAEAYCNKVKPYFEVIRNHCDKLELLVDNEMWTLTKYRELLFTK; encoded by the coding sequence ATGTCAACAATACGTTTTCAAGCTTTAAGAGAAGCCTCTACAAGAAAGCCTCTCCACTTTGAAGAAACTGAAAAAAAATCAATCCTATTTGGATCCAATGTATTTAATGCCAAAGCGATGAAGCAATATTTAACTTCAGAGGCTTTCAAAGCGGTACAAGGAGCTATTCAACATGGGACAAAAATTGACAGAAAAATTGCGGATTATGTCGCTATGGGAATGAAGGAATGGGCGCTTTCTAAAGGAGTTACGCATTATACCCACTGGTTTCAACCGCTCACAGGCACAACCGCTGAGAAACACGATGCTTTCTTTGAAACGTCTTATGATGGCAGTGATCCTGTTGAAAAATTTGGCGGTGCGCAATTAGTGCAACAAGAACCTGATGCCTCCAGTTTTCCAAATGGAGGAATTAGAAATACCTTCGAAGCAAGAGGCTATACCGCTTGGGATCCAACCTCTCCAGCATTCATTTTTGGAACTACTTTATGTATTCCAACAGTTTTTATATCCTATACCGGTGAGGCTTTAGATTATAAAACACCTTTATTGCGAGCACTTACGGTTATGGACGATGCCGCTACAGAAGTGTGTAAGTATTTTGACAAAAATGTTAAAAAAGTAACGGCCACTTTGGGCTGGGAACAAGAATATTTTTTAATTGATCGTTCGCTGGCAAAATCGCGTCCTGATTTGATGATGACAGGTCGTACTTTGTTAGGACATACATCGGCTAAAGGACAACAACTAGACGATCATTATTTTGGATCTATACCAACACGTGCGTTGACCTACATGAGAGATTTGGAACAAGAGTGTATGTTATTGGGTATACCGGTAAAAACACGTCATAACGAAGTGGCACCAAACCAATTTGAGCTGGCACCTATTTTTGAAGAAACCAATTTGGCTGTAGATCACAACTGTTTGTTGATGGACGTGATGGAAAAAGTAGCCGAGCGTCATGATTTTAAAGTACTATTTCACGAAAAACCATTCAAAGGGGTAAATGGTTCTGGTAAGCACAACAACTGGTCGTTGGCTACTGATACTGGGGTGAACTTGTTAAGTCCAAGCAAAACACCAATGAGTAATTTGCAGTTTTTGACTTTCTTTATCAATACTATCAAAGCGGTTAATGACAATGAATCGTTGTTGAGAGCTTCTATTGCTACTGCCAGTAACGACCATCGATTGGGAGCTAATGAAGCACCACCTGCCATTATTTCGGTTTTTATTGGAGAATCTTTGACTAAAGTTTTAGCGGAGTTAGAAGGGGTAACCACAGGGAAATTATCTCCTGAAGAAAAAACCGATTTAAAATTAAATGTAGTTGGTAAAATTCCAGATTTAATGCTGGATAATACCGATAGAAATAGAACCTCTCCATTTGCTTTTACGGGCAATAAATTTGAATTTAGAGCCGTTGGTTCTTCTGCCAATTGTTCGAATGCAATGACTACTTTGAATGCAATTGTGGCCAAACAATTGCGCGATTTTAAAGTAGCAGTGGATACCTTAATTGACGAAAAAGGCATGAAAAAAGACGATGCCATTTTCAACGTGTTAAGAGAATACATCAAGCAATCTAAAAAAATCTTGTTTGAGGGTGATGGCTACAGCGAAGCTTGGGAACAAGAGGCGGCTAAAAGAGGTTTGAGTAATTATAAAACTACTCCCGAAGCATTGAAAGCTAGGGCTTCTAAACAAGCTTTGGATTTATTTGCTGAACTAGGAATTATGAATCATATTGAGGTAGAAGCGCGATACGAAATTGAATTGGAAGAATACACCAAAAAAATCCAAATTGAAGGTAGAGTTTTAGGAGATATTGCTCGTAATCATGTAATTCCAACAGCCATTCGTTACCAAAATAATTTGATTGAGAATGTTCGCGGATTAAAAGAAATTTTCGGTAAAGATTTTGAAAGTGTTTCTAAAGAGCAAATCGCGATAATCAAACAAATTTCGGCTCATATCGAAGGAATCAATACGAAAGTAGAGGAAATGACCAACGAAAGAAAAAAAGCAAATCAATTAACGGATGCTCAAGCAATGGCAGAAGCCTATTGTAATAAAGTAAAACCTTATTTTGAAGTCATCAGAAACCATTGCGATAAGTTAGAATTACTGGTAGATAATGAGATGTGGACGCTTACTAAATACAGAGAGTTATTGTTTACTAAATAA
- a CDS encoding glutamine synthetase beta-grasp domain-containing protein, protein MAKIKLEYLWLDGYEPTQNLRSKTKVEEHENFQGTLAEIGNWSFDGSSTKQAEGGSSDCLLVPVAIYPDPTRVNGYLVMSEVMYADGTPHPSNGRATIDDEDDDFWFGFEQEYFIMDTKTLLPLGFPVGGYPAPQGMYYCSVGGKNTHGRKLVEEHADLCIAAGINFEGINQEVACGQWEFQLFAKGAKKAGDEIWVARYLLDRLTEKYGYYIEYHPKPLGDTDWNGSGMHANFSNSVLRTCGDQATYERICEAFRPVTKEHIAVYGAYNEQRLTGKHETASIHDFSYGVSDRGASIRIPLITVQKGWKGWLEDRRPASNGDPYKIAARIIKTVKSAL, encoded by the coding sequence ATGGCTAAAATTAAATTAGAATACCTTTGGTTAGATGGTTACGAACCAACTCAAAATCTTAGAAGTAAAACTAAAGTAGAAGAGCACGAAAACTTTCAAGGAACTTTAGCAGAAATTGGAAACTGGTCTTTTGACGGGTCTTCAACAAAACAAGCTGAAGGCGGATCTTCTGACTGTTTATTAGTACCAGTTGCAATCTATCCAGATCCAACTCGTGTAAACGGATATTTAGTAATGTCAGAAGTTATGTATGCTGACGGAACACCACACCCTTCTAATGGTAGAGCAACTATCGACGACGAAGATGACGATTTCTGGTTTGGTTTTGAGCAAGAATATTTCATCATGGATACTAAAACTTTATTGCCTTTAGGATTCCCTGTTGGAGGTTACCCTGCACCACAAGGTATGTATTACTGTTCAGTTGGTGGAAAAAACACTCACGGAAGAAAATTAGTTGAAGAGCATGCAGATTTATGTATTGCTGCTGGAATTAATTTTGAAGGTATTAACCAAGAAGTTGCTTGTGGACAATGGGAATTCCAATTGTTTGCTAAAGGAGCTAAAAAAGCAGGTGATGAAATCTGGGTTGCTAGATACTTATTAGATCGTTTGACTGAAAAATACGGTTACTATATTGAATACCACCCAAAACCATTGGGAGACACTGACTGGAATGGTTCTGGTATGCACGCTAACTTCTCTAACTCTGTATTAAGAACATGTGGAGATCAAGCTACTTACGAAAGAATCTGTGAAGCGTTCCGTCCAGTAACTAAAGAACATATTGCTGTTTATGGGGCATACAACGAACAACGTTTGACTGGTAAACACGAAACTGCATCTATCCACGATTTCTCTTATGGAGTATCTGATAGAGGAGCTTCTATCCGTATCCCATTAATCACTGTTCAAAAAGGATGGAAAGGTTGGTTGGAAGATAGAAGACCAGCTTCAAATGGAGATCCATACAAAATTGCTGCTAGAATTATCAAAACTGTAAAATCAGCTTTGTAA
- a CDS encoding DUF1543 domain-containing protein, which translates to MENTLKLYMVMLGCTPKGRFTEQHDIFFGIGNSLKELIPEMKAFWPEAKGKIHIDAWREVTAVNNYSIAIVPKNPTTNNENLFFINLGGYKENEFEEYHYKTLAVAESLGKAAKIAKATTFYKHYSFPGATSHIDDKYGIDVDDIHNVADILAPIFKERHSIQIIPSETRLEEDTLHIGYVKIDTL; encoded by the coding sequence ATGGAAAACACATTGAAATTATATATGGTTATGTTGGGCTGCACGCCTAAAGGCCGATTTACTGAACAACACGATATTTTTTTTGGAATAGGCAATTCTTTGAAGGAATTAATTCCGGAGATGAAAGCTTTTTGGCCTGAAGCCAAAGGTAAAATTCATATTGACGCTTGGCGTGAAGTAACAGCCGTGAATAATTATTCCATAGCCATTGTTCCAAAAAATCCAACTACAAACAATGAAAACCTATTCTTCATAAATTTAGGGGGCTACAAAGAAAACGAATTTGAAGAATACCATTATAAAACATTAGCAGTAGCTGAAAGCCTGGGTAAAGCAGCCAAAATAGCTAAAGCCACAACTTTTTATAAACACTATAGTTTCCCGGGTGCTACCTCACATATAGATGACAAATACGGCATTGATGTCGATGATATTCACAATGTTGCAGATATTTTAGCCCCAATTTTTAAGGAGCGTCATTCCATACAAATTATACCATCTGAAACCCGTTTAGAAGAGGATACACTTCACATTGGCTATGTGAAAATTGACACCCTCTAA
- the purU gene encoding formyltetrahydrofolate deformylase codes for MQRITILIHCEDQKSIIATVTNYIAAINGNIIYLDQHVDADENVFFMRLECEFSAKDWNLESIKSHFETHLANPFNMNWEIYPQEQKPKMALFISKYDHCLYDILGRYSAGELNLEIPLIISNHEDLRSVADRFEIPFEYVPFTKEIKAQGEQQQLDLLAKHQIDFVVLARYMQIITPQLIAAYKNNIINIHHSFLPAFPGAKPYHSAFKRGVKIIGATSHYVTEELDEGPIIEQDITRVSHSHSIEDFIMKGRDLERMVLARAIQLHAERKTIVYNNKTVVFS; via the coding sequence ATGCAACGAATTACAATCCTTATTCACTGCGAAGATCAAAAATCAATTATTGCTACAGTGACCAATTATATTGCGGCTATTAATGGAAATATCATTTACTTAGATCAACATGTAGACGCTGACGAGAATGTGTTTTTTATGCGTTTGGAATGTGAATTTAGTGCCAAAGATTGGAATTTAGAATCCATTAAATCCCATTTCGAAACCCATTTGGCCAATCCTTTCAACATGAATTGGGAAATTTATCCTCAAGAACAAAAACCAAAAATGGCCCTATTTATTTCAAAATACGACCATTGCTTGTATGATATTTTAGGTCGTTATAGTGCAGGCGAATTGAATCTTGAAATCCCACTAATCATTAGTAATCATGAAGATTTAAGATCCGTTGCAGATCGCTTTGAGATTCCGTTTGAATATGTACCATTTACCAAAGAAATTAAAGCGCAAGGCGAACAACAACAATTGGATTTATTAGCGAAGCACCAAATTGACTTTGTCGTATTGGCGCGTTATATGCAGATTATCACTCCTCAATTAATTGCAGCTTACAAAAACAATATCATCAATATCCACCATTCCTTTTTACCCGCATTTCCTGGAGCCAAACCCTACCATTCGGCTTTCAAACGTGGCGTAAAAATCATCGGTGCAACAAGTCATTATGTAACCGAAGAATTGGACGAAGGCCCAATTATCGAGCAAGACATTACCCGCGTATCCCACTCCCATTCGATAGAAGATTTCATTATGAAAGGTCGTGACTTGGAGCGAATGGTTTTGGCACGTGCCATACAACTGCATGCTGAACGAAAAACCATAGTATACAATAATAAGACAGTGGTTTTTTCTTAG
- a CDS encoding alpha/beta fold hydrolase: MINYTVYENNNSDQWVTFVHGAGGSSSIWFKQIRDFQKEYNVLLLDLRGHGESKTNIKKAFKQKYTFSALANDILEVLDYLQIQKSHFVGISLGTILIRQLAEMYPDRVQSMIMGGAILKMNFRSQILMFLGNTFKYILPYLLLYRFFAFVIMPNKNHKQSRILFINEAKKLYQKEFIKWFKLTAEINPVLRWFRQVELNIPTLYVMGEEDYMFLPAVRKVVESHYRSSKLCVIQNSGHVVNVEQPLLFNSEVLSFIKIIA, encoded by the coding sequence TTGATCAACTACACCGTATACGAGAACAATAACAGCGACCAATGGGTGACTTTTGTCCATGGAGCTGGAGGAAGTTCGTCTATATGGTTCAAGCAAATTCGTGATTTTCAAAAAGAGTATAATGTGCTGTTGTTAGATTTGCGTGGTCATGGTGAATCCAAAACGAACATAAAGAAAGCATTCAAACAAAAATATACTTTTTCGGCTTTAGCCAATGATATTTTGGAAGTCTTAGATTATTTGCAAATTCAGAAATCACATTTTGTGGGCATTTCTTTAGGGACGATTTTAATTCGCCAGTTGGCCGAAATGTATCCTGATCGGGTACAAAGTATGATTATGGGTGGTGCCATTTTAAAAATGAATTTCCGTTCCCAGATTTTAATGTTCCTTGGAAATACATTTAAATATATCTTACCTTATTTGCTTTTGTATCGCTTTTTTGCCTTTGTGATTATGCCTAATAAAAATCACAAGCAATCACGTATTTTATTCATCAACGAAGCCAAGAAATTATACCAAAAAGAATTTATTAAATGGTTCAAATTGACTGCTGAAATCAATCCAGTTTTGCGATGGTTTCGTCAGGTGGAATTGAATATTCCAACTTTGTATGTGATGGGAGAGGAAGATTATATGTTCTTACCTGCTGTCCGTAAAGTAGTGGAAAGTCATTACCGTAGTTCCAAACTCTGTGTTATTCAAAATTCAGGACATGTTGTAAATGTAGAGCAGCCTCTTTTATTTAATTCAGAGGTGCTTTCTTTTATCAAAATTATTGCATAA
- the pyrF gene encoding orotidine-5'-phosphate decarboxylase, translated as MTTQQLIDQIQLKKSFLCVGLDVDLTKIPKHLLETEDPIFEFNKAIIDATHDLAVSYKPNTAFYEAYGIQGWLSLEKTIRYINDNYPNIFTIADAKRGDIGNTSSMYAKAFFEDLNFDSVTVAPYMGKDSVEPFLAFENKHTIMLALTSNEGAFDFQTLNVNGTELYKQVLETSKTWKNSHNLMYVVGATKAEYFTEIRKIVPDSFLLVPGVGAQGGSLSEVCKYGMNTNVGLLINSSRAIIYASNGVDFAEKARAEALLMQQEMQAILS; from the coding sequence ATGACAACACAACAATTAATTGACCAAATTCAACTCAAGAAATCATTCCTATGTGTAGGATTGGATGTGGATTTGACTAAGATTCCGAAACATTTATTGGAAACAGAAGATCCTATTTTTGAATTCAATAAAGCCATCATTGATGCGACGCACGATCTGGCTGTTTCGTACAAACCCAACACAGCTTTTTACGAAGCCTATGGAATACAAGGTTGGTTGTCGTTAGAAAAAACAATTCGCTATATCAACGATAATTATCCTAACATTTTCACTATTGCGGATGCCAAAAGAGGTGATATTGGCAACACCTCTTCGATGTATGCCAAAGCATTCTTTGAGGATTTGAATTTTGATTCGGTTACGGTCGCGCCCTATATGGGTAAAGATTCAGTGGAACCGTTTTTGGCTTTTGAAAACAAACATACGATCATGTTAGCGTTGACTTCTAATGAAGGAGCATTTGATTTTCAAACGTTGAATGTGAATGGAACGGAATTGTACAAGCAAGTTTTAGAAACCTCTAAAACATGGAAAAACAGTCACAATTTGATGTATGTTGTGGGCGCCACTAAAGCTGAATATTTTACCGAAATTCGGAAAATAGTACCAGATAGTTTCTTACTTGTTCCTGGAGTTGGTGCTCAGGGTGGAAGTTTGTCTGAAGTTTGTAAATACGGCATGAATACCAATGTGGGCTTATTGATTAATTCGTCAAGAGCAATTATATACGCCTCTAATGGAGTTGATTTTGCCGAAAAAGCCAGAGCAGAAGCCTTGTTAATGCAACAAGAAATGCAGGCTATACTAAGCTAA